The genomic window gtaAATGCCCGTGTCAGACCGCTCAGATGTGGGGATTAACATTTGAGAGCCTTTGTCAGAGTTGGTAATTGTCACATGTTTAGACACTGGCATACCATCTTTTAACCAAGAGACTTCTGGTAGTGGGGAGGCCTGTAGACATTAAGGTAAAAATCAGATTAATATGTTTCTAACTATTATGACAATGTTGCTTATACATTCACACACTACAATGTTTTTTCCTGCTTAGACTGTTTGGAAGAGCTCAAGCATAGTACCTCAAAGTTGATGTTCAGATGCACGGTGTTCCCAGATCTCACCACAacaaatgtcttcatgtttttatctttgaATTTTGGCCTTACTGTAAGAATTAAAAGTTTAAATTCTCGTTAATTGAAATATAATTTTGCAAATTTAGAATTTTTAATCAGTGCAAAGCTAGTACACCTGATTAGCTGTGTACATTTAACTCAATTTCCCAATGCTTTGTTTGTCCAATTTATGTTGCCCTTCATTACAGCTGTCAAATATTCCACACTGCACTCAGTTACTTCAGCCTATCTCTGTACAACACATACCCATCCATCAATGATGCGGGCTGTATTAGTGATAATTCATGAAACTCTCtgctttcaaaacaacaaataagacCATTAATTTGTTCTCCATTACAATTTTGCTTTGATGTTGTACCACAGTTGCTTCAGTTGTTGAGAACTGCATTCAAGCTTGAGAGGACAAAGTCCTGTTCTTTCCAGTCATGGGACAATTCTACCCTTTTATTGTAAGCATTGCTAGTGGCAAAGGGACATTGAAAGCAAGATCTCTTTTTCAACTATATCAAGATAGAAAGACAGTGATTATtcagaataaacaaaacagcaatgTAGTATTTTGGCAGCTGTATGATTATTTTAAAGCTAAGAGATCTCTGTGCAGATGTAAATTAGAAGAAAGaccacatttttttgtattacatTAAATGTGACTCGACAGTGAGGTTTCTGAAAATAAGATAACTCTTTCATTTTCCTAAACCTGAAGAATAGTTCCTGAAATTTCACATGCTCTTACCTGGCGGGGGCATGGCAATTAGGTAATTGTCAAAACTCTGAGGTTCTCCATCACCTCCATAATTGGTGGCGATTACTCTCACCCAGTATGAGGCCATTGCCTTTAAGCCAACCACAGTGTAGGAAGTTCGAGTGATGGGGAGGCTATTACAGCGTGTCCATTCAAGGCATTCAAGGAGTCTAACTTCCACATAGTATCCATGGGCTTCATCTGCTACCCCTCTCACTTCTTTGGGTTTAATCCAAGCCAGTGAAAATGTGGTGTAGTCAGATGACGTTAATTTCAGGTCTGTGACTTTGCCTGGGGCCTCTGAAATTATTGTAGAATATAacgcaaagaaaaacagatgatgtCATAATATTCACTTACATTCTGGTTAACTGTCAGtcattatgttttcattgtggtgaaataaaaaatgaatacataattaAATTGGCTTACTCATTGGATCCCTTGCGATTATTGTGTCACTTGGAATACTAGGATCTCCAGCACCAGACAGGTTGATTGCAGACACTCTAAATTCATATGCTGCTCCTTCAAAGATGTCTTTTACTGCATACTTTGTGGCTGAGTggaaaacaatgacatgatTGTCATAGCCCTGTATAAATATTAATTGATTTATGTTGCGTCAGACTAAACATAGCATGGAACAGAGGCGAGCGTGAGCACTGAAAGCGAGGAGATCGTTAGTAAAGAAGAAAAGGACATACTACCTTGCCAGTATGGCAGTTTTTTGGTTACTTAAAGTCCGACCACAGTCATGCCAATGTCGCCTACAAATTACGCCAGACAACTGTACACACCAAgagcatattattattattattatttattatcaagaAATTTATTCTACCATCTTTGTCGCTCACACCCCCTGGATTACACGCACTGTATGGCACGGCAAGCGACAACAACTGCCGCTACATGTGGAGATACACAGACCGCCCTGATGAGGTATCTGCAACAGGGCTGTATGATAAAAAATCTAAACGTTAGAGACATAACTGAGGCAGTGACTTATCACAGAGCCGAGGACATGATTCCAGTTAGCATAGTGTagaagtttggttttaaaaatctcATGAACGTACTTGACATTACTATTTTCCTCTGAGTGGTCTGATTGATCATTgaagtgattaaaataagaGGAAAGTTTAGAGTTTATAATAAAAgtgttcaattaaaaaaaaaacaaacaaacttcattCTCAATAGGTCATGAAAATGTTCAATAATTATCGATATTGGTTGATATTTAGTAGTTACAGTATATCGTGGTATGTTTTTCAGCCCTATTGCCCTGCCCTACTTCATTctgtaatattattttcacaaatattttcatatttacagACCTCAAACTTGTTAGTAGTCAAATTCATGCACTTGTGTGATTCTGCACATTCACCTGCCTGGCATGATTTTGCAGTTTGCCTAGAGAGACATACCTGTAATTGGCCCTCCTTGGTTTACAAGACTCCAGTAATTGGTGCCTTTCTTGTTCTTTTCCAAATTGTACCCCACTATTTTTGTTCCTCCAGTGTCACATGGAGGACTCCATGACAGAGTAATGCAGTCTTTAAAGGCACTGACCATCTTAGGTGCTGTTGGGGTTCCTGGATAACCTGTGTGGGATATTTGACATTCTGTCAAGCATTGACTGTAAGGcaagtaataaaaataagatgaaTATTgctttgcttatttattttacctgcTTGTATCTTAAAATGTTTCTAGGTGCTGGGCTTTCATGAAAGAGCTATTAAAATAGCCTTTTTAAAATATCCAACAAAAGACTTACGTAATACACCAGCTGCCATGTCCTCTGTCTGCAGGTAATCACTGATGCCCTCTGCATTCTTGGCTCTGATCCGGTAGCAGTATCTCCTTCCAGGATCCACATCTGAATCTTTGTACCTTGGGTCAATGCCAGAGATCTCACCCAGTTTTGACCATTTGTTGCGCCCCACTTGCTGGCGTTCTATGATGTAGTTTGTGATGGGGTACCCTCCACTGTGTTTTGGTGGTTTCCATTTGAATTCAATAGATGTTACAGCACTTTCCACAATGTCCACAGGTCCCTGTGGTGGTGTGGGTTTGTCTATTGCCAAAGGAGGACACATAAAACCATGTTTAAAGAAATATAGTTTAATAATTCAATATTTGAAGATTTTTGTATAGACTCACCTACTACGACGAGTTTGGAAGTTGCCTCCGTTATACCatattcatttttgattttgattttgatctCTCCACTATCTTTCCTTTGGCACTTTGTAAGACGTAGTCGGCTTTCAGTATCTGATGTTTCAATCTTTACATTGACTGCTGGCAAcagctcatcatcatccttgTACCACTGAATATTCATTGGGCACCCACCAGAGAATGGCAACTTCCATTCTGCAGTTTCACCTGCCTTTACAATAACTGCGTTTGTGAACTCTCCCAGAGCATCACTGTCAATTTTTGGTGGGTCTTGTTACAGAGAGAAACAGTCTTTTGTCAAAAACTTAAACCTCTTATTGCAAAACaatcaaattattaaaataaatcaagcCGCTAATTTTGATTCTGACCTTGAATATTAAGTGTTGCTTCTGATTTGCGTCCTTCAGCTTCAAAGCGGTACACAGCTGTATCGTCCTTTTTACAGCACTCAATTATCAACCTGTGACAGGCTCCATCTTTGACAATTGTGACCCCATCCTCATTGGTTAActtgtcaaattaaaatatatatatttttttattgaagatTAAGTTAAGCTATGTACTGAATTAACAATTGATTAAAACGTACTGCATGATATGacgatgtttattttttttagtcataAGTCAATTGACGGAGTTGACTTACCTTCTTCCCATTTTTATACCAGCATCCCTTTGACGTATCACTGCTTAGTTTGCAAGATAACTCTGCCCGTTCACCGACATTAGCATTAGTATCTGAAAGGCCACTGACAAACTGAACACCTCGATCTGCAACggtagaaaaaaaatcattattagTAAGTGATAAAACGCTggtcaaactttgttttttaataagaTATCTCAAACACTTAATGAAAGGGGGCCTGTATTGCAAAGATTATAACTTGCACTAACAAAGACATCTTTGCAAGCACTTTTAAAACTGCAACCTCATCATCACTTCAAAGTAAACATATATTACTCAGTCTTTACACAATGCAGTGAAGGATTTTACCTGTACCAGTGTGAGGAATTGAAGGACCAGATCGTATTCGCTTCTTTTTCTTATCATCCTCATCGCCCTTTTTACTTTCATGACCTCCATCTCCTAGGAGGTTCTTGTTATTTTCTCCATCACCTTTGTCTCCGTCGGTCTTCCCACCAGAACCATCACTAGATCCATCCCCGAGGGCAGCTCTagctgctgcatctgctgcatCTTTTTCAGCCTGTGCTTTTCTTGCTGCCTCCAGTCTGTCTTTCTCCTTTTGCAGCATGGCTTGCTGTTCCAATTCCAGTTTATTCAAGTCATTTTGATCACCAGTTTTGGTGCCCTTATGTCGTTTCTTGCCATCTGGATCAGCTGTAATACAATGTAATACAAAACACTCTTGAGTCTTATGTTTTGAGCAAGTATTTAATTCATGCTTTGGCAGACTATCAGACACAAACATTTCCCACCTTCCACTGTGAGAGAGGCACTGCTTGAAGTTATCCCAGCAATTGCATAGTATTTATCATTATCTGCCATGTTACAGTCTTTAACTcttaatgtgtgagtgagtttgtcTTCTGAGACGGTGATCTCATATTTTTCTCCTTGTTCAAGTGATGAGTCCTGTTTTAACCAAGTGATTCCGTTCAGGGGTGTAGACAAGACACACTGAAAGATGGCATCCTCACTTTCAACAGCCTTTGCGTCTTTAATCATGTCTATGAACTCCACAGAAGGCACTAAGATAGGAGAGAGAGTGGGTTTGTGTggacataaaatgaatttgaCTGATTACTAACAATACCATCATACTTAATAAAGGCAAGCTTAAGATATTGCATACCTTGAAAGTCAGTTGTGAGAACATTTGCGTCGTCAACATCAACCTGGTAAAATCCAGCATCTTCTGGCTCAGGATCTCTGATGCTGAAAATGTACTTTGTCCCACTTTTCTTAAGAATATGCTTTGAGTTTTCATCATCACCATATGGCACCAGTTTTCCATCCTTTTCAGAAAAAAGTAGTCACAAATCCATTTTACTTTTGAGCCCCTATTAATTGTTAAAATATTggaatttgtgtgtgtatatgtatatatatatatatatataagtatttttttttctacccaCCTTGTATAATGTAATTGTACTGTTTGGATCCCATAACTTCATGTCAAGGCTAAATTCAGCTCTGCCATTTGGTTTCACTTCTATTTGTTTCACATTCTCCAGCTTTTCTACTACCTgcaaagggaaaaataaaatgtattgtagCTCCGAGCTTTAATAATGCCCCAGcaataaacattttcaatgCAAGTGGCCTTGAACAGAGCTTGGATATTCATTTGTTAAGATGCAACTGGCCGTGTAACCTCAGGCAATGCCAGGATCGAGCACAGGGAGGAGGAAATCTAATTCTGGAAAATATGTTGAGGCTTTTAAAGTGTGATGTAACACTTCATtatagttttacttttattttgagggCAGTGAAGTACTAttttaaagattgtttttttgAACCTGGTAAGTAGTActatgtgttgtgttgttatgaaCATTCCtgccatttaaaacacagattacAGTTGTATGCTGTTCTGTTCATTGATTTGAATGCAGAATAACTCCTTTATACTGTAAATTGAATTGTCATTGAACAGTAATTAAAGGGcaaactgtcttttcttttctgtcatttctctgctATCAGTtttgatattaaaataaaatgacaagttTAAGCCACAATGTTGTCTATTTTGGTGTTGGTTAAAACCTTACCAACAATATTGGAGGTTGATAATATAAGGTACAGATTTCCTGTGCAGCTGGTATGAATTAAATGCATACCTTTGCCTGCTcatcttctctttccttcttcatCTGATTGAGTCTCTTCAGCAGCCACCGGAAGTCAGTCACTCCAAAGTCCAAACATATCTTTTCATAGTTTTTCTTTGGTGCGCTGATAAGCAGTTCCCAGAGTTTTGGATCtatttctccctctttctgtggtggtagttgtttttttctcgtgacaacaacactgaaacaaagCAATCCTGCTTAAAGGAATTTAAAGctgtgcacatgcacaacaGGGATATTTTGATGAATTGAACTTAcgtttttttaagcatttttctgaaatcctgtgtttgtccatttcctgaataaaaacaaaagaaaaacaaaacttttaacAAGAGTCAGGTTTGCTGTTTCAATACTGACCATTGTTACACACACCACTGAATTTAAAAGAGCACATTTAAGgtccttttattattatgtggtAAACTTCATACCTGCCTGGCCTTTCTTCTGTAAACCGCCtggaagaaaacatgaaaatatatTAGTGAACATTTACAATGTTTGAATGGTGTAATGACtagcagcaaaaagacccaggtttgtgacCTGGTCCGAAcgagggcttttctgcatggagtttgcatgttctcctcaggTTTTCTCCTagtactccagtttcctcccacagtccaaaaatgcagagattaattgaacactctaaaatGCCCGTcagggtgtgaatgtgaaagtgaatggttgttctcagtatgttggccctgtggtgacaacctgtccagggtgtaccccgcccttctccctctgtcagctgggattagctccagcaaCCCAcgacactcatgtggaggataaagtggtcgacaatgaatgaatgaatgaatgattgaatttTGCATAGTAAGTCTGTCTCTTACCTTCAGTAACATTGAGCGTTGCAGTGCAGAAAGCCTTTCCATACTCATTGGTTGCAAAGCACTTGTAGGTATCGGCATGTGCGAGTTTTACGTTAGGTATCTGAtaaaacaatattcacatttgaagaCCTGCATTTTAGTGCTCAAAACAcaattcagctttttttttttttattctgtgttctTACCTCTAGAATGTGCTCTCGAGCCCTTGCATCATATCTGGTCTTGtacttttctgtgtctttgacaTCACCCTTATTGCGCTCCCAGGTAACAGTTGGTGGCGGTGTTCCACTAACCATAGCTTTTAAAACAGCTTTTTTACCTTACAAACACCAGAAAACACTAGTGAGTCACACATTGACATAGTTAATAATAGTTTCCACTTATAATTGTATAATAAcagtttattgttgtaatttattattctttacCTTCTTGAATAGTTGTAGCCATTGGCTTACGGGTGAAGTCAGGTGTGGACTTTCCGAGAGGCACCAACTCAACACATTGAATGATCGTAACTCCAGAAACTCTGGACATTTTCTTGATAGCCACTGTTAAAACCAgaacatgtatttaaaacaattatatacatatctctctctctctctctctctatatatatatatgtatatatatatatatgtatatatatatatatgtatatatatgtatgtatgtatacacacacatacattcagtATATTATAGACTGTAACTCATGTGTAATCATTCCAGATTTGTTaagaaacacattaataaaagtTCATTACTAATGCAGTTCCATAATTGTCTCACAAGAGGTCAGTGTTTCCCTTCTCTTTAATGAGAATCACAGCCACTTTAATTTGGGTTTTCTTATGGAAGTTTACAAAGCTAGTGtatgtgaaaatgtaatattcagAAAGCGTCTTTTAAAACACTCCTACTAGTATCTTCTTTTAGGCTTTGACAAGGTTGAGAGGAGCCACACTGCCAAAAGTTGCATCAACTCTGGTTTTTAGCTCAGCCAGCTGAACCATTTGCATGTCCTCACTGTGCAGACAGCAAAAGAGCGATCGGTATCACCTTATTCCAGCCTTTCCCCCCTCTAACATTTCAACTGTATGATGACTCACACTAGACAACACTAAGCTCTTTCAACAGCTGTTCACAATCACAAGCTCCAGCTGACCATCTGTTACTTTTTCAGCACAGGCATTATACCTCATCATGAATCAGAGCTGCTGTAGTCACCTTCGGCTTGAACGTTTAACAAATTGCAAATAGGTCAAACAACCAACAAACAGAGAGCGATGTGTAGAAtcaagtagagctgcaactaacgattattttcacaatcgattaatctgtttggtccataaaatgtcagaaaatgtggaaaaatgttgatcagtcaaatctggaagtgatgatgttctcaaatgacttgtttttgttcacaaaccaaaacgattcagttttaatgattcatttgttatatggagcaaaaaacgtgttttaataattaaaaaaagcttcaaaccgatgaatcgattatcaaaatagttgacaaggaatttagtaattgattaatgaaGTATATGTTTCAGCTCTGGAATCAAGTCTTTACAGTTGTA from Solea senegalensis isolate Sse05_10M linkage group LG4, IFAPA_SoseM_1, whole genome shotgun sequence includes these protein-coding regions:
- the LOC122767756 gene encoding immunoglobulin-like and fibronectin type III domain-containing protein 1 → MSADTNQHQKATVAIKKMSRVSGVTIIQCVELVPLGKSTPDFTRKPMATTIQEGKKAVLKAMVSGTPPPTVTWERNKGDVKDTEKYKTRYDARAREHILEIPNVKLAHADTYKCFATNEYGKAFCTATLNVTEGGLQKKGQAGNGQTQDFRKMLKKTVVVTRKKQLPPQKEGEIDPKLWELLISAPKKNYEKICLDFGVTDFRWLLKRLNQMKKEREDEQAKVVEKLENVKQIEVKPNGRAEFSLDMKLWDPNSTITLYKDGKLVPYGDDENSKHILKKSGTKYIFSIRDPEPEDAGFYQVDVDDANVLTTDFQVPSVEFIDMIKDAKAVESEDAIFQCVLSTPLNGITWLKQDSSLEQGEKYEITVSEDKLTHTLRVKDCNMADNDKYYAIAGITSSSASLTVEADPDGKKRHKGTKTGDQNDLNKLELEQQAMLQKEKDRLEAARKAQAEKDAADAAARAALGDGSSDGSGGKTDGDKGDGENNKNLLGDGGHESKKGDEDDKKKKRIRSGPSIPHTGTDRGVQFVSGLSDTNANVGERAELSCKLSSDTSKGCWYKNGKKLTNEDGVTIVKDGACHRLIIECCKKDDTAVYRFEAEGRKSEATLNIQDPPKIDSDALGEFTNAVIVKAGETAEWKLPFSGGCPMNIQWYKDDDELLPAVNVKIETSDTESRLRLTKCQRKDSGEIKIKIKNEYGITEATSKLVVVDKPTPPQGPVDIVESAVTSIEFKWKPPKHSGGYPITNYIIERQQVGRNKWSKLGEISGIDPRYKDSDVDPGRRYCYRIRAKNAEGISDYLQTEDMAAGVLRYPGTPTAPKMVSAFKDCITLSWSPPCDTGGTKIVGYNLEKNKKGTNYWSLVNQGGPITATKYAVKDIFEGAAYEFRVSAINLSGAGDPSIPSDTIIARDPMKAPGKVTDLKLTSSDYTTFSLAWIKPKEVRGVADEAHGYYVEVRLLECLEWTRCNSLPITRTSYTVVGLKAMASYWVRVIATNYGGDGEPQSFDNYLIAMPPPVRPKFKDKNMKTFVVVRSGNTVHLNINFEASPLPEVSWLKDGMPVSKHVTITNSDKGSQMLIPTSERSDTGIYTIFIKNLVGQESVNVEIRVTDDPKPPGPVELDQNIPGTVTLSWSPSPDEKRDDRLHYMISKRDSFKRSWRTVADNLFNNKFTFVNILPGWEYNFRVFAKNDMGLSAPSESPKFEIKKEKEKFKVNRPETKSLDLESPPSFLVPLKRRTAPQGYESHMSCAVKGNPAPRVTWYYNNINLNTNTNYHIKNVCGVCSLLILRAYAKDNGEYKVIIENKLGRAECSMILNVRE